DNA from Fibrobacter sp. UWP2:
GCAAGTACGTACCGTTCCTCGAAGCCTACTGCAAGGCGGTCGGCAACAACGAATACTACGAAAACGTATTGCGCGTCATCACCTTCCTCGACAGTCACGACCTGAAGGCTCTCTCCATCACCGGGAAAAAGTGGTACGAAATCGACGACAAGCAAGATTTGGATATCGCGGAAGCGCTGTTCGCCGAAGAGAAGGACGTCATCCGCAAGTACTACGGGCGCTACGGAGGATTCTGGCGTTTCCCGGGAATGCTTGATTACTGCTACCTCGTGAACCCGTATTTCGGCGAGTCAAAAATCATCGACGAAATGGAAGCGAACTTCCGCACGCTCGCCGGCCAGTATCCATCGGGAATGAAGGTGAATACACTGCTCGCGAGCAAGTGCTGGGGAATCCGCGAAGACTGGATTCTTCCCGGAAACGGTGCGGCGGAACTCATCAAGGCACTGATGGAACAACTGCCCGGGACGCTCGGCATCATCCGCCCGACATTCGAAGAATACCCCAATAGGCGCCGCCCGGAATCGCTCGTGACCTTCGTGCCGAAGAACAGCGACTACCGCTATACCGCAGACGACCTTATCGATTTCTTTAGCAAGAACCACGCCGACAGCGTCCTGCTCATCAACCCGGACAATCCCTCGGGCAACTTCATCCCATTCAACAATTTGCTACGGTTGGCCGATTGGGCCGAAAGCGCCGGGACAAGGCTCGTCGTCGACGAAAGTTTTGTCGACTTCAGCGCGGGCTACCGCGACAATACGCTCCTGCGCAACGACATCCTGGAAAAATTCCCGCACCTGGTCGTCATGAAGAGCATCTCCAAGAGCTACGGCGTGCCGGGCATCCGCCTCGGCATCCTATGCAGTTCCGACGAAGAACTCATACGCAATATCAAGAAAAGCGTGAGCATCTGGAACATCAACAGCTTCGCCGAATTCTTCATGCAGATTTACAACAAGTACGAGAAGGATTACCTGCGCGCCTGCGACAAATTCATCGCCACGCGAGACGAACTCGAAAAGGAACTCCGGCAGGTAAAGTTCCTGCGGGTCATGCCCTCGGAAGCGAACTATTTCCTCTGCGAAATCCTCCCGCCGTTCACGGCGAACGGGCTCGTGCTCGCCATGCTGAAGAAATACAACATCCTCATGCGCGACTGCAGCGACAAGAAGGGACTTGACGGCAAACAATACATGCGCATCGCCGTACGTAGCAAGGAAGACAACGCACGACTTATCAAGGCTTTGCAAACACTCGCAAAGGATTGCTAGAATGAAAAAAATTACAATCTGTGGCGGAGGATCCCTAGGGCATGTGTGCCTAGGATTCCTCTCTTCACATGATGATTATTCTGTAAACCTTCTAACAAATCACCCAGAAAAGTGGAACCGAAACATAACCGTCACAGACATTGACGGAAAACTATTCAAGGGAACGATTGAAAAGCTGTCATCAAACCCGCAAGACGTCATCCCAGGTGCAGATATCGTTCTTTTTTGTTTGCCCGGCTTTCTAATAAAGCAGACACTGGAAAAGGTCAAACCATTCTTGTCCCCAGACACGTTCGTCGGGAGCATCGTCAGCAGTACAGGATTCTTTTTCTTCGCCCACGAAGTCTTGGGAGCAAAGGCAAAAGTTTTCGGATTCCAGAGGGTCCCCTTCATTGCCCGTGTTGTAGAGTATGGTTCAAAAGCCAATTTGTTAGGTTATAAGGCGTCTCTGAACATTGCGGTGGAAAATGCCGATAATACGGAAGACTTCAGGCAGTTCATCGAAAAGGCATTCAACACTCCCGTCAATCTGCTCCAAAGCTTTTACGAGGCCTGTCTCACAAACAGCAACCCCATTTTGCATACGGGCCGCCTGTACAGCATGTGGCACGAATGGAACGGCGTTCCCTACGACCATTGCATCCTATTCTACAAGGAATGGACAGAAGATGCCGCACAATGGCTAATCGACATGGATGCAGAATTCATGCAGCTGCTCAGAAAGCTCCCCATGAACCCCAAAGCGGTCCCTCCGCTTTTGGAATACTACGAATCCTCGGATGCAAAATCGCTGGCCGCCAAATTGAGTTCCATCAAGGCCTTCGAAACCATCAAGGCACCGATGAAGGAGACTGGCAGCGGATGGGTTCCTGACTTCGAAAGCCGATATTTTACGGAAGATTTCCCGTTTGGGCTTCGCTTTATTGTTGAGTTGGCAAAGGAATATCGCGTAGAGACCCCCAAAATAGACATCGTCTACAACTGGGGAATGTCCAAGATTTGAGGAAATTGTTAAATTAGCTCATATAAGCTAAAGGTATATTATGGCATCTGCAAAAAAAGAAGAAACCGACCTTTTTGACCTAGCGAAGGATTTGGTCAAAAACTGGTACATAGTCTTACCCTGTTTAATTCTATCAGGGATTATTGGCGTCATTGTCGCCCTGTGGATTCGTCCAGTGTATCAAGTAGACGCCCTGCTGCAAATCGAATCGAAAAGCAACAAGAGTATGGCCGGAGCCATGATGGGCGGCCTCGGAAGCCTGTTTGCCAGTTCCAGCCCCGCCGAAACAGAAATCGAACTCATCAAGAGCCGACAGATTATCGGTGACGCCGTAGACAAGATGCACCTCCAGTACATCGCCACGCCAACGCTCAAGCTGCAGAGGCTTTTCCACAAAGAAGGCAGGATGGAGCTAGTCCAGCTAGAAATTCCTTGGGACAATCTTCCCGAAGAAGAACGGGGCAAGCCGTGGGTTGCCGTTGTTAAAGACAGCCTCACATTCAAATTACTTGACCACAATAAAAAATTGATTGTCGACAACTGCCATGCCGGAGAAACCTATAAAATTCCCTATGCAGGTGATACGGTAACTTTCAGCGTTTTAAGAATGAACGTAAAAAAAGGACAATTTTTCAATCTGTATAAGAAAAATCGTCTTGACGCCATTGACGCGTTTAAAAGTGCATTTGAAATTAAAGAAAAAGGCAAAAAGACAGGTATCCTTGAATTCACCTATCAGGACATTTACCCAGACCGAGCAACAGAAATCTTGAACGAAATTGCGGCGACGTACTTGCGGCAAAACGTAGAACGCAGTAATGCGGAAGCCCAGAAAACTTTGGAATTCCTCGAAAAGCAGCTCCCCGAAGTCAAGTCGCAAATGGACAGCGCCATGTTGAGGTTCAACAACTACCGCAACCGCGTAGGCTCTGTCGACATCAATGCCGAAACACGCCTCGTCTTGGAAAAGCGCACCAAACTGCAGCAAGACCTCCTAGTGCTTCAGCAAAAGAAACAAGACGCCATTCGTCTGTTCCAACCGGAGCATCCCACCATCAAGACGTACGAAGAGCAAGAAAACGCCTTGAAGCGCGAGCTTGCTTCCAATACTAGCGAATCCAAAAAGTTGCCAGCAACTCAGCAAGAAGTCTTAAAACTCAGCAACGAAGTCGAATTGACGAAAGTCATGTACACGACCATGCTCAACAACATCCAGCAGTTGAAATTGGTTTCCGCCGGCGAAGTCGGCTCCGTGCGCATCATCGACTTTGCCGAACAGGTTTCCAGGCCAACTAAGCCAAAGAAAAAAATGATCGTTCTCATTGCGCTTTTCTTTGGATTGTTGCTTGGCGCCGCCATCGTCAGCATCAAGAGCAAGTTCAGCAACGGCGTACGTGACGCCCACTTCATTGAACGCGAAACCGGCTACAGCGTCTATGCCAAGGTCCCGAAGGGCAATCCCAAGGGAACCAAGGGCACAAGGCCTCTTGCCGTGGTCGAGCCAGACGATGTCGCCGTGGAATCCCTCCGCGCTCTGCGAAGCTCTCTCGAATTCAGCATGGACGAAGGCTGCCGCCCCGTCATTGGCATCAGCGGCCTTATCCCCAGCGTTGGAAAAAGCTTTATTTCTGTCAACTTGGCCGCATTATTTGCCGGTCTCGGCAAGAAAGTCTTGCTCATTGACGCAGACCTTCGCAAGGGCCGCTTGCACAAGGAATTTGGCCTCAAGCGTGGCAACGGACTATCACAATACTTGCTCCACGAAACAACGCTTGAAGACGTCATTCACAGTACCGAAGTCGAGAACCTCTTTGTCATCCCTTGCGGACATGTTCCTAGCAACCCGTCCGAAATTCTGGGATCCAAGCACTACTCCGACATGATTGACGAATTGGAAAAGCACTACGACTTGATTATTGTCGACACACCGCCAATCATGTTGGTCACCGACGCCGCACTCGCTTGCCGCCAGGCTTCTCAGATCGTGATGGTCATTGAATACAACAAGCACAGCATTGAAGCAATCCAGGATGGCATGGCCCAATTGCTCAAGGGCAATACCAATGCTCACGCCAGCTTTGTTATCAACAAGTACCAGCATAGCCATTCCGATGGATTCGGATACAAGTATGGCAAATATTAGCCGTTGAAGCAAGCAAAAAAAATATTAGCCTTCTTTTTATTGGCTGCATGTTCGTGGGACTCTTCTAACAGTCCTCAAGACTATTTACCTCTCAACGACAGCGAATACCCATTCGCTGGCGTTCCGCGCCTTGTTATAGAAACAGATGATTTCCGAGGCATTCGCGACAAAGAAACGTTAATCAACGCGAAATTGCAAGTTTACGAGAAAGACGGGCCGAGCAGCGAAATCATGACTTTGACCGTAAGAGGCCGCGGAAATTCGTCTTTTCGGATGTCCAAATACGGAATCAAGCTCGACTTTGACCAAAAACAGAGTTTGTTCGGAATGCCCAAAGGGACCGATTTCGCCCTGGTCGCTAATTTCATAGACAAAACCCATGTCAAAAACTATGTAACCTATCAGCTCGCCTCCATACTGGGGGACGACTATTCACCAAAGGCTCAATTTGTCGAGGTCTTTTTCAACCGCGAGTACATAGGACTATACCTTTTGGTTGAATCCGTAAAAGTCTCAAAAAACAGAGTCATTCTAAACAAAAATAAAAACAGCTATTTAGTTGAAAAGACAACATCCCATGATGGTAAGCCCTTCTTCGAAACAAAAAACGGAAATCTCTTTGAAATAAAGTATCCCAAAGCCCCCTCACAAGAATCCATAGACATCATTGTCGAGCACTTCAACAAATTTGAAGATGAAAAAAAAGATACTGTTCATTTTATTCCATCCAATTGGATTGACACCCTTGATTTTGCAAGGTACTATTGGATTCAAGAATTTGCCAAGAATTTTGACGCAAGATTTCTTCGAAGCATCTTCGTCACATGGGAACAGGGAGACGTCCTAAAAATGGGCCCCGTTTGGGATTTTGATTTAGCCTATGGAATTTTCAGGACGGGGACAACAGAACATAAAGACTGGATCGTGCGCAACTTCGGATGGTATAAATGGCTTTGGAAAAACGATTCCTTTAAAAATAGCTGCCATAACTATTGGGCCAAGAACAAGCACATCTTCAAAAACGTTCCCGATTCCATAGAATCTGTTTCCCGACGGATAAGAAAAGCCGTCGAAAACGACAACAAGCGTTGGCCAACGCTCAATTTCACAGAAAACATGTATCACGACATCGCTTTCGAATCCTATGAAGATGCGGTAGACTCACTAAAAAAATGGGTTTCAGAACGTTATTATTGGATTGACGGGAACCTGTAAATCCAGCAAACAAACGGATTTATATATTTTTTTTCATATCAAAAAAAACGCAAAAAAAAATCAAGGAAAACTCCAATCATGGATCGTGACGCCAAAATAGATAGCATAAAATTCTTTTTGATTTTTTGCGTCGCATTAGGACATTGTTTCGGTGAATTTTGGGACAAGCCGTACGTTTTGCCCACCTATAATTTCATCTATTTGTTCCACATGCCGCTTTTCATTTTCCTTAGCGGGTATTTTACAAAAAAAAATCTTTATACAGCCGGGATTTCTGGATATCCGAATTAAAACTACTCGAAACATTCATCGTATTCAACTTCATACACAAAATACCCACTCTCCTCACCGAACCTATTGAACTTCAGGACTTGATTGTTCCAAGTTGGTCCCTGTGGTATCTTCTGAGCCTAATTTGCTGGCGTTTTTTAATTCAGATCATGGCATCGACATTTAAGAATTGTAAAGTTCTCATCACGGTCGCTTTCTTGCTGGGCGCATTAATAGGATTCTCCACCCTAAGCGGGGCACTGTCGATCCAAAGGACTTTCTGTTTCTTCCCGTTCTTCGTCGTCGGTTACTGCGTCGCACAGAATAACTTTATCGAAAAAATAAGATCGGTGAACCACATTTTCGCAATTGCCATTTGCGCCGTAACCGTCATCGCGTGTTTTGGTTTTTTGAATTTCGACATCCATCATGTCATTTGGGGATTGCACCCTTATGAGGAATTCGACGTTGCAGTTGGCTACGCATTTTCCCTTAGGCTCGCTTTTTACGTAGTCGCGTTGTCACTGTGTTTTTCGATAATCAACCTGTTCAGTTTCAAGAGCCCCTTTATGGCAAAAGAGGGAAGGAACACCCTCGTCTACTACATGTACCATACCTTGCTGCTGCTTCTGTTCTTTGACCTGGTAGAGCATTTTGACATTCCCGTCAACATAGGGGTTCTTGTATTGGTCACCCTGTTGATCATGGCCATAATTTTTGCCATGTGCAGAATCAAAGTATTCCTTTGGCTACTAAATCCCGTTTCGTCAATTTTGGCCCGACATAAAAAGAACGGCTAAAGCCTAAAGCACCTGTTTTTTGCGCAAATTCAGCGTGCCATTGCACGGACTTGCTGGACTTGGGAATTATAAAATTTCTATTTTGATTTCCACAATGAAAAAGGTAATCACATACGGGACTTACGACCTGCTACACCAGGGACA
Protein-coding regions in this window:
- a CDS encoding aminotransferase class I/II-fold pyridoxal phosphate-dependent enzyme, encoding MQAIILAAGMGKRLGEYTKENTKCMVPVNGVPLIDRTLRQLGELNLNRIVVVTGYEGQKLKDYIESHHKGTKIEYVNNPIYDKTNNIFSLALAKDKLAEDDSLLIESDLIFEDGIFETLAKHPFPNLALVAKYESWMDGTMVKIDGENNIVNFITKDAFNYKESGQYYKTANTYKFSREFAASKYVPFLEAYCKAVGNNEYYENVLRVITFLDSHDLKALSITGKKWYEIDDKQDLDIAEALFAEEKDVIRKYYGRYGGFWRFPGMLDYCYLVNPYFGESKIIDEMEANFRTLAGQYPSGMKVNTLLASKCWGIREDWILPGNGAAELIKALMEQLPGTLGIIRPTFEEYPNRRRPESLVTFVPKNSDYRYTADDLIDFFSKNHADSVLLINPDNPSGNFIPFNNLLRLADWAESAGTRLVVDESFVDFSAGYRDNTLLRNDILEKFPHLVVMKSISKSYGVPGIRLGILCSSDEELIRNIKKSVSIWNINSFAEFFMQIYNKYEKDYLRACDKFIATRDELEKELRQVKFLRVMPSEANYFLCEILPPFTANGLVLAMLKKYNILMRDCSDKKGLDGKQYMRIAVRSKEDNARLIKALQTLAKDC
- a CDS encoding NAD/NADP octopine/nopaline dehydrogenase family protein, with translation MLGYKASLNIAVENADNTEDFRQFIEKAFNTPVNLLQSFYEACLTNSNPILHTGRLYSMWHEWNGVPYDHCILFYKEWTEDAAQWLIDMDAEFMQLLRKLPMNPKAVPPLLEYYESSDAKSLAAKLSSIKAFETIKAPMKETGSGWVPDFESRYFTEDFPFGLRFIVELAKEYRVETPKIDIVYNWGMSKI
- a CDS encoding polysaccharide biosynthesis tyrosine autokinase, giving the protein MASAKKEETDLFDLAKDLVKNWYIVLPCLILSGIIGVIVALWIRPVYQVDALLQIESKSNKSMAGAMMGGLGSLFASSSPAETEIELIKSRQIIGDAVDKMHLQYIATPTLKLQRLFHKEGRMELVQLEIPWDNLPEEERGKPWVAVVKDSLTFKLLDHNKKLIVDNCHAGETYKIPYAGDTVTFSVLRMNVKKGQFFNLYKKNRLDAIDAFKSAFEIKEKGKKTGILEFTYQDIYPDRATEILNEIAATYLRQNVERSNAEAQKTLEFLEKQLPEVKSQMDSAMLRFNNYRNRVGSVDINAETRLVLEKRTKLQQDLLVLQQKKQDAIRLFQPEHPTIKTYEEQENALKRELASNTSESKKLPATQQEVLKLSNEVELTKVMYTTMLNNIQQLKLVSAGEVGSVRIIDFAEQVSRPTKPKKKMIVLIALFFGLLLGAAIVSIKSKFSNGVRDAHFIERETGYSVYAKVPKGNPKGTKGTRPLAVVEPDDVAVESLRALRSSLEFSMDEGCRPVIGISGLIPSVGKSFISVNLAALFAGLGKKVLLIDADLRKGRLHKEFGLKRGNGLSQYLLHETTLEDVIHSTEVENLFVIPCGHVPSNPSEILGSKHYSDMIDELEKHYDLIIVDTPPIMLVTDAALACRQASQIVMVIEYNKHSIEAIQDGMAQLLKGNTNAHASFVINKYQHSHSDGFGYKYGKY
- a CDS encoding CotH kinase family protein, which produces MKQAKKILAFFLLAACSWDSSNSPQDYLPLNDSEYPFAGVPRLVIETDDFRGIRDKETLINAKLQVYEKDGPSSEIMTLTVRGRGNSSFRMSKYGIKLDFDQKQSLFGMPKGTDFALVANFIDKTHVKNYVTYQLASILGDDYSPKAQFVEVFFNREYIGLYLLVESVKVSKNRVILNKNKNSYLVEKTTSHDGKPFFETKNGNLFEIKYPKAPSQESIDIIVEHFNKFEDEKKDTVHFIPSNWIDTLDFARYYWIQEFAKNFDARFLRSIFVTWEQGDVLKMGPVWDFDLAYGIFRTGTTEHKDWIVRNFGWYKWLWKNDSFKNSCHNYWAKNKHIFKNVPDSIESVSRRIRKAVENDNKRWPTLNFTENMYHDIAFESYEDAVDSLKKWVSERYYWIDGNL
- a CDS encoding acyltransferase family protein, whose product is MDRDAKIDSIKFFLIFCVALGHCFGEFWDKPYVLPTYNFIYLFHMPLFIFLSGYFTKKNLYTAGISGYPN
- a CDS encoding acyltransferase family protein, translated to MELQDLIVPSWSLWYLLSLICWRFLIQIMASTFKNCKVLITVAFLLGALIGFSTLSGALSIQRTFCFFPFFVVGYCVAQNNFIEKIRSVNHIFAIAICAVTVIACFGFLNFDIHHVIWGLHPYEEFDVAVGYAFSLRLAFYVVALSLCFSIINLFSFKSPFMAKEGRNTLVYYMYHTLLLLLFFDLVEHFDIPVNIGVLVLVTLLIMAIIFAMCRIKVFLWLLNPVSSILARHKKNG